The following nucleotide sequence is from Coffea eugenioides isolate CCC68of chromosome 10, Ceug_1.0, whole genome shotgun sequence.
TCATGCCCGTCTGATGGTTTTGGTAGCTGTGGTGCCTACATAGTCCGAATCCCCTGTGGACCTCGTGAAAAGTAATACACATTATCTTCGTCTGAAATAGAACACACATATTTTTGCCTTCTTATGCTAATTAAAATTATCTCACAAATTGTTACAGTTAGCATTCACCCTTGCTGCTGCACTGCTGCATCATCCTTTTACACTCCAATCCTGTTAAGATATTCCAAAATTGGCAAATTGATTGGATTCCCTTTGCTATGTACCACAGATACATTCTAAAAGAATCACTCTGGCCTTACATACCTGAATTTGTAGACGGAGCATTGGGCCACATTGTCAACATGGCAAGAGCTATTGGCGACCAGGTAAATGCTGGAAAACCAACATGGCCTTATGTGATCCACGGCCACTATGCCGATGCAGGAGAGGTAGCTGCACGATTGTCTGGAGCTTTGAATGTGCCGATGGTATTAACAGGTCATTCTTTGGGTAGGAACAAGTTTGAACAATTACTCAAGCAAGGAAGACTCTCCAGGGAGGACATTAATACCACCTACAAGATCATGAGGAGAATTGAAGCTGAAGAGTTGGGGCTGGATGCTGCAGATATGGTGGTGACTAGCAcaagacaagaaattgaagagcaGTGGGGTTTGTATGATGGGTTTGACATCCAGTTGGAGAGGAAACTAAGGGTTCGTAGACGTAGAGGAGTTAGCTGTCTGGGACGATATATGCCGAGAATGGTGGTGAGTCAAATCTCTAATTGCTATTGTTTGTTTATTTGACTCAAATGTTGAGTTCTTGCTAACAATGAAATGAACAAGTTCAGAACATCTAAAAGTCACACTTACTTATCTCAAAATGCAACAGCATTCTACAGTTTGCCAAAGTTTTTTAGCACAGCTGGCAGTCCTTGTCTTTTTTAGAGACACTAGTCTATTTTTTTAAGATTTCTGTAGTCAACATAAGTAGAAATCTCATAGCATTACAAACAGTAGCTCTGGATTTCAACTGTCGCATGTTCTTATCCCTATGCAGCATTAATCAGTTTGAGAACATGAGTTGAAGAATATATAAACTACATTAATATCTGATGAACCACTTTTTAAGGTAAGCATCCATTATGCATTGCAGTCCTAGAAGAATATTCAGTTAGATCACATTGTCTGAAACATGTATACCTGCATCATCTTCGCAACCAATTTTCTTTGGCATTGCGTCTCCCTTTTGGCACACCTGTTACTAGTGAAAAGCTtgtttcttgatcattatgTGGAAATAGGTAATACCACCAGGCATGGATTTCAGCAGTGTTACGACTCCAGATTCATTAGACAGTGATGGAGATCTGAATTCGTTGATTGGACCTGACAGAACTCAGAAAAAACCTATGCCTCCTATTTGGTCTGAGGTTAGACACTCCTCTCTTTTGCACTGTAAACATATTGGAAAAGATTCTCTTTTGTATGACAGATTTCCTTTCATATAAATCTTGTTGGACCGAGTTCAGATTACACCAATAATGAAACTTAAAATCCTTAACAtctctaaattttttatctaATGTGATGTTTTGACTTCCCTGAATCCAGGTAATGCGGTTTTTTACAAACCCTCACAAGCCCATGATACTTGCATTGTCTCGTCCAGATCCCAAGAAAAATGTTACCACCTTAGTCAAGGCTTTTGGAGAATGTCAGCCCCTACGGGAACTAGCCAATTTGGTAATCCTGCATTTTCCTCACCTGCAGCCAACATATTACTATGCTCTATCAGAGTGTATGATGATGCTAATATGACTTCCACAATGTCATTACAGACACTTATACTGGGGAACAGAGAAGATCTTGAAGAAATGTCCAACAGCAGCTCAGTTGTCCTAACAGCAGTACTTAAGCTCATCGATAAGTATGATTTGTATGGTCAAGTGGCATATCCAAAGCATCACAAGCAACCAGAAGTTCCTCAGATATATAGTCTGGCAGCAAAAACAAAGGTAAATCACTCACTAAATGTCAGTGAAATAAGTTAACTAACATAGTCAGGTATTAGGCCCAGTAAGCACTGTAAGGATTTAATTATCCACAGTCAAACTGCAATTATTCAGCCACTTCACTAGTTCTACTGGTCCAGCCAAAGAGTTAGTGTCTACCAACACTTGACTGTCATGAAAGCATCATCCACTTGAGAATATCTTAGAAGGGAAAGATAACAAGCCAAATTAATTTTCAACAGCCCATTGTGAACTGCTACAAGTAACACTTTCTTGACAACTAATTTCTCTTTCTGAAGGGAGTATTCATCAATCCAGCTCTTGTGGAACCATTCGGTCTGACTCTTATTGAGGTAAGTTAACACTTCCTGGTTTCTGAAATACAGTCTGCTATAATCATCCATACCTTTCAAGGCATGTTCGACCATGTGACCTTTGTAAGAAATCCGTTTTTGTTTGCAGGCAGCAGCTTATGGTTTACCTGTTGTTGCCACAAAAAATGGTGGGCCTGTAGATATTCTCAAGGTGAATTTCAACTGTACTTAGGTCTCAGGTGTAAATCCATATAACATGGACACCCAACTAGAATATATTCTCCTGCTAAATCACCGTGACTCTTAGCAAAATGAAATCTTGCCATCTGTCCTGTTCAAAGATGAACTTTAAGTTAGGTCCTTATCAACAACACCAAATGGTAACATAGAAAATACACCCTGGTAGGTTTCTTTGACCAATTAGATTGATATGAGCAATGTCTTTCTTTCAGGCACTTAACAATGGCCTACTTATCGACCCCCATGACCAGAAAGCAATAGCAGATGCTCTTCTGAAGCTTGTAGCAGACAAGAACCTCTGGCTTGAATGCCGGAAAAGTGGACTAAAGAATATCCATCGCTTCTCATGGCCAGAGCACTGCCGTAATTACCTTTTCTATGTTGAGCACTGTCGCAGTCGTCATCCTACCAATCGTCTTGAGGTTGTGCCAGCAACTGAAGAACCTATGAGTGAATCTCTAAGGGGTGTTGAAGATCTTTCTTTGAAATTCTCTGTTGATGGAGAATTCAGGGTAAATGGAGAACTTGATGCAGCGGCAAGACAGCAGGATCTTATTGAAACACTAACACGAAAGGCTACTTCAAATGGCAAACCCATCATAAACTACTGTCCAGGGAGAAGAGAAGGGCTTTATGTTGTAGCGACTGATTGTTACAACAACGTGGGAATTGCTACAGAAACCTTACCTCTAGTAATCAAGAATCTAATGCAAGTTATGCATCCAAGATCAAGCCAGATAGGTTTCGTACTCTTGACAGGCTTAAATTTATCGGAGATGATAGAAGCATTTAAAAGTTCCCAGATAAGGTTAGAAGATTTTGATGCACTGGTCTGTAGCAGTGGTAGTGAAATTTATTACCCATGGAGAGATATGTTGGCAGATGAAGACTATGAAGCTCACATCGACTACAGGTGGCCTGGTGAGCATGTGAAATCTATCGTGATGAGGCTTGCCAAGCTAGAAAATGGAACTGACAATGACATTGAACCATGCAAAAGTGCATGCAACCCCCGATGCTACTCATATACAGTTAGACCAGGATCAGAGGTAAGATTCCTTAACTACTCTGTGTGAAGATGAAAGATTTACATCCCGGGTTATCACAGCAGATATAATCATTTAAATTATCATGTCACAGACTAggaaaattgatgaaatacgGCAGAGGTTGCGCATGAGAGGCTTTCGCTGCAACCTCGTTTATACACATGCA
It contains:
- the LOC113750026 gene encoding probable sucrose-phosphate synthase 4; translated protein: MAGNEWLNGYLEAILDAGSGRNSDGSREEEKIKNNKSTSPSLRKRFDEKLTFEKFEAWKEKEAGKLFSPTKYFVEEVVNSFDESDLYRTWIKVVATRNSRERNNRLENMCWRIWHLARKKKQIAWDDAQKLVKRRLEREKGRSDAADDLSEISEGEKERGDLAQTDFPTHISRINSDTQIWSEADKSRQLYIVLISLHGLVRGENMELGRDSDTGGQVKYVVELARALANTKGIYRVDLLTRQMTSPEVDSSYGEPIEMLSCPSDGFGSCGAYIVRIPCGPREKYILKESLWPYIPEFVDGALGHIVNMARAIGDQVNAGKPTWPYVIHGHYADAGEVAARLSGALNVPMVLTGHSLGRNKFEQLLKQGRLSREDINTTYKIMRRIEAEELGLDAADMVVTSTRQEIEEQWGLYDGFDIQLERKLRVRRRRGVSCLGRYMPRMVVIPPGMDFSSVTTPDSLDSDGDLNSLIGPDRTQKKPMPPIWSEVMRFFTNPHKPMILALSRPDPKKNVTTLVKAFGECQPLRELANLTLILGNREDLEEMSNSSSVVLTAVLKLIDKYDLYGQVAYPKHHKQPEVPQIYSLAAKTKGVFINPALVEPFGLTLIEAAAYGLPVVATKNGGPVDILKALNNGLLIDPHDQKAIADALLKLVADKNLWLECRKSGLKNIHRFSWPEHCRNYLFYVEHCRSRHPTNRLEVVPATEEPMSESLRGVEDLSLKFSVDGEFRVNGELDAAARQQDLIETLTRKATSNGKPIINYCPGRREGLYVVATDCYNNVGIATETLPLVIKNLMQVMHPRSSQIGFVLLTGLNLSEMIEAFKSSQIRLEDFDALVCSSGSEIYYPWRDMLADEDYEAHIDYRWPGEHVKSIVMRLAKLENGTDNDIEPCKSACNPRCYSYTVRPGSETRKIDEIRQRLRMRGFRCNLVYTHAAARLIVLPLFASRTHALRYLSVRWGIDMSKMFVFLGERGDTDYEDLLVGLHKTVILKGSVEYGSEMLLHTEDSFRRDDAVPQESANIFRAEGYEIPDISKALETLK